The following coding sequences lie in one Pseudomonas syringae CC1557 genomic window:
- a CDS encoding PadR family transcriptional regulator, with product MREDKHPPHHRPPHLRDAGEDRDGFEKRPGRERGGRGPRVFAPGDLKLLLLALIAEQPAHGYDLIRKIEGLFDGAYCPSPGVIYPTLTFLEESEMIAGDAQAGKKLYTVTDAGRSSLQDQAVALDGVRTRIDVSKRSLRGHDRPPEIHEAVHNLRHALQMHHGRWSPEETLRVSELLNTTAKAIVDGPQSASEASV from the coding sequence ATGCGTGAAGACAAGCACCCTCCCCACCACCGTCCGCCGCACCTTCGTGACGCGGGCGAAGACCGCGACGGTTTCGAAAAGCGCCCTGGCCGCGAACGCGGCGGCCGAGGCCCACGGGTCTTTGCTCCCGGTGATCTGAAATTGCTGCTGCTGGCGCTGATAGCCGAGCAGCCCGCCCATGGCTATGACCTGATCCGCAAGATTGAAGGCCTGTTCGATGGCGCGTACTGCCCCAGCCCTGGCGTGATCTACCCAACCCTGACCTTTCTCGAAGAAAGCGAAATGATCGCGGGCGACGCGCAGGCTGGCAAAAAGCTCTACACCGTGACCGACGCTGGCCGCAGTTCACTGCAGGATCAGGCTGTTGCACTGGACGGCGTGCGTACGCGCATCGATGTCAGCAAGCGATCGTTGCGCGGCCATGACCGTCCGCCAGAGATTCACGAAGCAGTACACAACCTGCGACATGCTCTGCAAATGCACCATGGTCGTTGGAGCCCGGAAGAAACCCTGCGGGTCAGTGAGTTGCTCAACACCACCGCCAAAGCCATCGTTGACGGGCCTCAATCTGCGTCGGAGGCTTCTGTATGA
- a CDS encoding reverse transcriptase domain-containing protein, producing the protein MRAFFDTIDHEWMMCFLQHRIADRRMLALIVRWLRTGVLENGKRIPAKQGTPQGAPISPLLANIVSAPQTPSNQRRRCV; encoded by the coding sequence ATTCGTGCGTTCTTTGACACCATTGATCACGAGTGGATGATGTGTTTCCTGCAACACCGAATTGCGGATAGGCGAATGTTAGCGCTGATAGTTCGATGGCTGCGCACAGGTGTTCTCGAAAATGGAAAGCGCATTCCTGCGAAGCAGGGCACGCCGCAAGGTGCGCCCATTTCACCGTTGCTTGCCAACATCGTAAGCGCTCCACAAACCCCATCTAACCAAAGACGACGGTGCGTCTAG
- the tnpB gene encoding IS66 family insertion sequence element accessory protein TnpB (TnpB, as the term is used for proteins encoded by IS66 family insertion elements, is considered an accessory protein, since TnpC, encoded by a neighboring gene, is a DDE family transposase.): MMRPDAKVEKVYLYPKPVDFRKSIDGLAALVELDIKVAVFDPVLFVFLNKPRNRVKILYWERNGFCLWLKRLESERMPSCFSVCSDVSPSKQLMRQRRNWPSSMK, encoded by the coding sequence ATGATGCGACCCGATGCCAAAGTCGAAAAAGTGTATCTGTACCCCAAGCCCGTGGACTTCCGAAAGTCTATCGACGGTCTGGCGGCATTGGTCGAACTGGACATCAAGGTCGCCGTCTTTGATCCAGTACTTTTCGTCTTCCTCAACAAGCCACGCAACCGCGTGAAGATCTTGTACTGGGAGCGTAATGGCTTTTGCCTTTGGCTCAAGCGTCTGGAGTCCGAACGAATGCCCTCCTGCTTCAGCGTTTGTTCGGACGTAAGTCCGAGCAAACAGCTGATGCGGCAACGCCGCAACTGGCCCTCTTCAATGAAGTAG
- a CDS encoding OpgC domain-containing protein: MTNGRDHRIDFFRGLALIFIFWDHVPDNPLAQLTLRNFGFSDAAEVFVFLAGYASILAYGRIARRDGMLVAGVRILRRTWVLYVVHIFLLTLLMGIVFVANNHVETRDMVQQMGLEYFVGNPQQALADELLLRFKPNLTDPLPLYIVLLLTLPLTLPLMLRKLEVAVGLSIALYLMVPLFGWNLRAYEGGGVWYFNPVAWQLLFILGGACALRSETATPAEHPPLRQQPLFLMAAVYVLIAGILTFSEKWPALHSALVSTLHLDSLYPISKTDLAPARLMHFLALVYVVARLLPTSGNWLENWPARQTCRMGRYSLEIFCLGVLLAPLADMANALAGDTWPMQVTTAIVGLGLMMLMANGLELNKRLGRYKAAVPV, encoded by the coding sequence ATGACTAACGGACGCGATCATCGAATCGACTTCTTTCGTGGCCTGGCGCTGATCTTTATATTCTGGGATCACGTACCGGACAATCCGCTGGCGCAACTGACCTTGCGCAACTTCGGCTTCAGCGATGCCGCAGAAGTCTTCGTTTTCCTCGCCGGCTACGCATCGATCCTGGCCTACGGGCGCATCGCCCGACGCGACGGCATGCTGGTGGCTGGCGTGCGCATCCTGCGCCGCACCTGGGTGCTGTATGTGGTGCATATCTTTCTGCTGACGTTGCTCATGGGCATCGTTTTCGTCGCCAACAACCACGTCGAAACCCGCGACATGGTCCAGCAGATGGGCCTCGAATACTTCGTCGGCAACCCGCAACAGGCACTGGCCGATGAACTGCTGCTGCGCTTCAAACCCAACCTGACCGACCCGCTGCCGCTGTACATCGTGCTGCTGCTGACCTTGCCCCTGACATTGCCGTTAATGCTGCGCAAACTCGAAGTTGCAGTCGGCCTGTCGATTGCCCTGTACCTGATGGTGCCGCTGTTCGGCTGGAACCTGCGCGCCTACGAAGGCGGTGGCGTGTGGTACTTCAACCCGGTGGCCTGGCAGTTGCTGTTCATCCTTGGCGGTGCCTGTGCGTTGCGCAGTGAAACAGCCACACCAGCCGAACACCCTCCGTTGCGCCAACAACCGTTGTTCCTCATGGCCGCCGTCTACGTGCTGATCGCCGGAATCCTGACCTTCAGCGAAAAATGGCCCGCTTTGCACAGCGCACTGGTCTCGACCCTGCACCTCGACAGCCTTTATCCCATCAGCAAGACCGACCTGGCACCCGCGCGCCTGATGCATTTCCTCGCGCTGGTCTACGTCGTCGCGCGATTACTGCCGACCTCAGGCAACTGGCTGGAAAACTGGCCCGCCCGCCAGACCTGCCGCATGGGCCGTTATTCACTGGAAATTTTCTGCCTGGGGGTGCTGCTCGCGCCACTGGCAGACATGGCGAATGCGCTGGCAGGCGATACATGGCCGATGCAGGTGACCACGGCGATCGTGGGGTTGGGGCTGATGATGTTGATGGCGAACGGGTTGGAGTTGAATAAGCGGTTGGGTAGATATAAGGCTGCCGTACCGGTGTAG
- a CDS encoding type B 50S ribosomal protein L31: MKPDIHPAYRTVLFHDTAADVHFLIGSTVDTDRTHQHTDGTTYPYVALDVSSASHPMYTGQQRKTTNEGRIAGFNKRFATFGSSGKKETEAAQ; the protein is encoded by the coding sequence ATGAAACCCGATATCCATCCTGCCTACCGCACCGTGTTGTTCCACGACACTGCCGCCGACGTCCATTTTTTGATCGGCTCAACGGTAGACACCGACCGGACGCACCAGCACACCGACGGCACGACCTATCCGTATGTCGCGCTCGACGTTTCCAGCGCCTCGCACCCGATGTACACCGGTCAGCAGCGCAAGACCACTAACGAGGGCCGCATCGCGGGCTTCAATAAGCGTTTCGCCACCTTCGGCTCAAGCGGCAAGAAAGAAACCGAAGCGGCTCAATGA